A region of Staphylococcus sp. IVB6181 DNA encodes the following proteins:
- a CDS encoding DUF6501 family protein, whose protein sequence is MLHEEWKEKEPIKKVEVLHTDAKKFTVSDMLTVGKQYDVVNETEEYYQIIDNSGKVGGYYKDYFKEV, encoded by the coding sequence ATGTTACATGAAGAATGGAAAGAAAAAGAACCAATTAAAAAAGTAGAGGTATTGCATACTGATGCGAAAAAATTCACAGTATCTGATATGCTTACAGTAGGGAAACAATATGACGTTGTTAACGAAACTGAAGAATATTATCAAATCATTGATAACTCAGGTAAAGTAGGCGGCTACTATAAAGATTACTTTAAAGAAGTATAA
- the sucB gene encoding dihydrolipoyllysine-residue succinyltransferase — protein sequence MSEIVVPELAESITEGTIAEWLKNPGDSVDKGEAVVELETDKVNVEVVSEEAGVLQEHLAEPGDTVEVGQAIATVGEGSGSPSSSSSDDKQEETPKSEEKSESKSEEKEAPAKSDKDSSSSDQRVNATPSARKYAREKGIDLAEVASKGNDVVRKGDVDRKQQGGQSSQKSETKSEAPAKQQNSTPSKPVIREKMSRRKQTAAKKLLEVSNNTAMLTTFNEVDMTNVMNLRKRKKEQFIKDHDGTKLGFMSFFTKAAVAALKKYPAVNAEIDGQDMITKQFYDIGIAVSTDNGLIVPFVRDCDKKNFAEIESSIADLAVKARDNKLSLGDLMNGSFTITNGGIFGSMMSTPIINGSQAAILGMHSIITRPIAIDKDTIENRPMMYIALSYDHRIIDGKEAVGFLKTIKELIESPEDLLLES from the coding sequence ATGTCTGAGATCGTAGTTCCAGAGTTAGCAGAATCTATTACGGAAGGTACAATAGCTGAATGGTTGAAAAATCCTGGTGATTCAGTAGATAAAGGTGAAGCTGTTGTTGAATTAGAAACAGATAAAGTCAACGTTGAAGTTGTATCAGAAGAAGCAGGTGTTCTTCAAGAACATTTAGCTGAACCTGGCGACACTGTTGAAGTAGGACAAGCAATCGCAACTGTAGGGGAAGGCAGCGGAAGTCCATCATCAAGTTCATCTGACGACAAACAAGAAGAAACACCTAAATCTGAAGAAAAATCAGAAAGCAAGTCTGAAGAAAAAGAAGCACCAGCAAAATCTGACAAAGACAGCAGCTCAAGCGATCAACGTGTCAACGCAACACCATCAGCGCGCAAATATGCACGTGAAAAAGGTATCGACTTAGCTGAAGTTGCTTCTAAAGGCAATGACGTTGTTCGTAAAGGCGATGTAGATCGCAAACAACAAGGCGGTCAATCAAGCCAAAAATCTGAAACAAAATCTGAAGCACCTGCTAAACAACAAAACAGCACACCTTCAAAACCAGTGATTCGTGAAAAAATGTCACGCCGTAAGCAAACTGCTGCGAAAAAATTATTAGAAGTATCTAATAACACAGCAATGCTTACAACATTCAACGAAGTAGACATGACAAACGTAATGAACTTGCGTAAACGTAAAAAAGAACAATTCATTAAAGACCATGACGGTACTAAATTAGGCTTCATGTCATTCTTCACAAAAGCAGCTGTAGCAGCATTGAAAAAATATCCAGCAGTCAACGCTGAAATCGATGGTCAAGATATGATTACTAAACAATTCTACGATATCGGTATTGCGGTATCTACAGATAACGGTTTAATCGTGCCATTCGTTCGTGACTGCGATAAGAAAAACTTTGCGGAAATCGAAAGCTCAATCGCTGATTTAGCAGTGAAAGCACGTGATAACAAATTATCACTTGGCGACTTAATGAACGGTTCATTCACAATCACAAACGGCGGTATCTTCGGTTCAATGATGTCTACTCCAATCATTAACGGAAGCCAAGCTGCAATCTTAGGAATGCACTCAATTATCACTCGTCCAATCGCAATCGATAAAGATACGATCGAAAACCGTCCAATGATGTACATTGCATTAAGCTATGACCACAGAATCATTGATGGTAAAGAAGCAGTTGGATTCTTAAAAACAATCAAAGAGCTTATTGAAAGCCCTGAGGATTTACTTTTAGAATCATAA
- a CDS encoding HAMP domain-containing histidine kinase — MKQRKLKTQWMLVTTSITFLIVFIFSLVIIYFLSITLRDSEINDAEKSADNIAALLATKSLDDIKPLDLNASLGNFQKVILYDNDKEVLTETSTMSEYIKDTKSVEPSSYHSVYVKRIKNDDFLVVSHPIDTEKFQGYSIIIHSLSSYNSVMHSLIILSVLFGIIAIIITATISYIFSAQIAKPITIMANKMRKIRRDGFQEKLELPTEYDETTDLIDTFNDMMIQIEELFDQQRQFVEDASHELRTPLQIIQGHLNLIKRWGKKDPAVLEESLNITIEEMNRITKLVEELLLLTKESTYKDALDVEPVDVNDEIASRLKSLRHLHPEYNFTFKPSSKPIVLEMNRYQLEQVLLIFLDNAIKYDTREKTINICTELKNRQATIEITDHGSGIPKQDLDYIFDRFYRVDKSRSRQRGGNGLGLSIARNIVNLYGGTIQVESEVDAYTTFRITFNV; from the coding sequence ATGAAGCAGCGGAAATTAAAAACACAATGGATGCTGGTCACTACAAGTATTACCTTCTTAATTGTCTTCATCTTCAGCTTAGTTATCATTTATTTTCTAAGTATTACGTTAAGAGACAGCGAAATTAATGATGCTGAAAAAAGTGCAGATAATATTGCGGCTTTATTAGCAACCAAATCTCTGGATGACATTAAACCTTTAGACTTAAATGCATCATTAGGCAACTTCCAAAAAGTCATTCTTTATGATAATGATAAAGAAGTATTGACTGAAACTTCGACTATGAGCGAATATATCAAGGATACTAAGTCTGTGGAACCTTCCAGTTATCACAGCGTTTATGTCAAACGCATCAAAAATGATGATTTCTTAGTAGTTTCGCATCCTATAGACACTGAAAAGTTTCAGGGTTACTCAATAATCATTCATTCATTATCAAGTTATAACAGTGTCATGCATTCATTGATTATACTTTCTGTTTTATTCGGTATTATCGCAATAATCATTACCGCAACCATCAGTTACATTTTCTCAGCCCAAATCGCAAAACCTATCACGATTATGGCAAATAAAATGAGAAAAATACGTCGAGATGGTTTCCAAGAAAAACTGGAATTGCCGACAGAATACGATGAAACTACAGACTTAATTGATACCTTCAATGATATGATGATTCAAATTGAAGAGCTGTTTGATCAACAACGCCAATTCGTAGAAGATGCTTCTCATGAATTGAGAACACCGCTTCAAATCATTCAAGGTCACCTTAACCTTATCAAACGATGGGGGAAAAAGGATCCGGCTGTTTTAGAGGAATCATTGAACATTACCATCGAAGAAATGAATCGTATTACGAAATTAGTAGAAGAGTTATTACTTTTAACAAAAGAATCAACGTATAAAGATGCTTTAGATGTCGAACCAGTCGATGTTAATGATGAAATTGCCTCGAGATTAAAATCACTCAGACATCTGCATCCTGAATATAACTTTACTTTCAAGCCTTCCAGCAAACCGATTGTATTGGAAATGAATCGTTACCAACTGGAACAAGTGCTGTTAATTTTCTTAGATAACGCAATTAAATATGATACGCGTGAAAAAACGATTAACATTTGTACTGAATTGAAAAACAGACAAGCAACGATTGAAATTACAGACCATGGTTCTGGTATTCCAAAACAGGACTTAGATTACATTTTCGATAGATTTTATAGAGTAGACAAATCACGATCACGCCAACGCGGCGGTAATGGATTAGGTCTTTCTATTGCACGAAATATAGTTAATTTATACGGCGGAACGATTCAAGTTGAGAGTGAAGTAGATGCTTATACAACGTTCAGAATCACTTTCAACGTATAA
- a CDS encoding Mid2-like cell wall stress sensor domain protein — MLNFWILFALTVLIAAYSGINYFTGTFKENAKLKKQHFGLICIVFVVLAIIELIVMNMI, encoded by the coding sequence ATGCTTAATTTCTGGATACTTTTTGCGCTCACAGTATTAATTGCTGCTTATTCAGGTATTAACTACTTTACAGGCACGTTTAAAGAAAATGCGAAGCTTAAGAAGCAGCACTTCGGATTGATATGTATCGTGTTTGTAGTCTTAGCAATTATTGAACTTATCGTAATGAATATGATTTAA
- a CDS encoding nitric oxide reductase activation protein NorD, which yields MSNRFIKFNDEILDAKKVMMLQDLARLLLKNNQTHVKIQKFPYYDPIENELIASVFWTHRPSQIEITGLKTDVLLATYGYRLMDQFIVNEVLDNNEFKHPSFFRQVFKLLEDMRVLNAITNIRPSMKSAIEMRKRVRLNYTESQINVYRTKTTYTDLIFLYLEQSLLTENFYEVPSIRPDLDPIIQSMYMYLPNFFMNYTTEDNKFLAERIMYQLDDLLEEDMLNEYYYIPRNVYKALQEQTFEDLKRVDAANVDGKDNSEEEDDIETAEAETKAQDSKSEGGAYLEMELHEGENSEAVSDNDTAREGDASDDMTDMMTKKGKGSNDTIDNKEGGQTGAAAQPFALKGINENVEVQWHSPEITDEDRANYHSVHQEVQYEIKDLKQIIQKTIDREQIDERHNLTKGRLQRDLINWFIDDQYKMFYKKQDLSRSFDATFTLLVDASASMIDKMDETIKGVVLFHETLKSLNVKHEVLAFNEDAFEADDKTQPNIIDEIIDYNYSTGSKDSPRIMELTPQDDNRDGVAIRLASERLLNRPHHQRFLIIFSDGEPSAYNYDQDGIIDTYEAVEEARKYGIEVFNVFLSQEEITEDIERTIHNIYGQFALFVEGVENLPSQLSPLLKKLLLKSV from the coding sequence ATGAGCAATCGTTTTATCAAATTTAATGATGAAATTTTAGATGCTAAAAAAGTGATGATGCTGCAAGACTTGGCACGTCTTCTTCTAAAAAATAACCAGACGCATGTCAAAATTCAAAAATTCCCTTATTACGATCCGATTGAAAATGAACTGATTGCCAGTGTCTTTTGGACACATCGTCCAAGCCAAATTGAAATCACTGGTTTAAAAACAGATGTCTTGCTTGCGACATACGGTTATCGGTTAATGGATCAATTTATTGTGAATGAAGTACTGGATAACAATGAATTCAAACACCCAAGTTTCTTCAGACAAGTATTCAAATTATTAGAGGATATGCGTGTACTTAATGCAATTACAAATATCCGTCCTAGTATGAAAAGTGCGATTGAAATGCGTAAGCGTGTCAGATTAAACTATACAGAATCGCAAATCAATGTATATCGCACCAAAACAACATATACCGATTTGATTTTCTTATATTTAGAACAATCATTGCTGACAGAAAACTTTTATGAAGTTCCAAGTATCCGTCCTGATTTAGATCCTATCATTCAAAGTATGTATATGTATCTTCCGAACTTCTTTATGAACTATACAACTGAAGATAATAAATTTTTAGCTGAAAGAATTATGTATCAGCTTGATGATCTTCTAGAAGAAGACATGCTCAATGAATATTACTATATACCGCGTAACGTCTATAAAGCGTTGCAGGAACAAACATTCGAAGATTTAAAACGTGTAGATGCAGCGAATGTAGATGGTAAAGATAACAGTGAAGAAGAGGATGACATCGAAACTGCAGAAGCTGAAACAAAAGCACAAGATTCAAAATCAGAAGGCGGCGCCTATTTAGAAATGGAACTGCATGAAGGTGAAAACAGTGAAGCTGTCAGTGATAATGACACTGCACGTGAAGGTGATGCATCAGATGATATGACAGATATGATGACGAAAAAAGGCAAAGGCTCTAACGATACGATTGATAACAAAGAGGGCGGACAAACCGGCGCAGCAGCACAGCCATTTGCCTTGAAAGGTATCAATGAAAATGTAGAAGTACAGTGGCATTCACCGGAAATCACTGATGAAGATAGAGCGAACTATCATTCAGTACATCAGGAAGTTCAATACGAAATTAAAGATTTAAAACAAATCATTCAAAAAACTATCGATCGCGAACAAATCGATGAACGCCATAATCTTACTAAAGGACGCTTGCAGCGTGACTTGATTAATTGGTTTATTGATGACCAATATAAAATGTTCTATAAAAAACAAGATTTAAGCCGTTCGTTCGATGCGACATTTACATTGCTGGTAGATGCTTCAGCAAGCATGATTGATAAAATGGATGAAACGATTAAAGGTGTCGTACTTTTCCATGAAACATTAAAATCGCTGAATGTGAAACATGAAGTTTTAGCATTCAATGAAGATGCATTTGAAGCAGATGATAAAACACAACCTAATATCATCGACGAAATTATCGATTATAATTATTCTACCGGTTCCAAAGACAGCCCTAGAATTATGGAATTAACACCGCAAGATGATAACAGGGATGGTGTCGCAATTCGGCTTGCAAGCGAACGCTTATTGAACAGACCGCACCATCAGCGCTTCTTAATTATATTTTCTGATGGCGAACCTTCTGCTTATAACTATGATCAAGACGGTATCATTGATACGTATGAAGCAGTAGAGGAAGCAAGAAAATACGGCATTGAAGTTTTCAATGTCTTTTTAAGCCAAGAAGAAATTACCGAAGACATTGAACGTACGATTCATAATATCTATGGACAATTTGCATTATTTGTAGAAGGTGTTGAAAACTTGCCAAGTCAACTTTCACCGCTGCTCAAGAAATTATTATTGAAATCTGTTTAA
- a CDS encoding response regulator transcription factor, whose amino-acid sequence MTKILIVEDEQNLARFIELELVHENYEVDIENDGATGLETALNKDYDLYLLDLMLPHMDGLEICKRIRAVKSTPIIIITAKGDTYDKVAGLDYGADDYIVKPFDIEELLARIRATLRRQPEKDIITIKGIEINKEAFRVTIDGQELELTKTEYDLLQLLSENLNHVMQREQILDHVWGYDSEVETNVVDVYIRYLRNKLKPFGKEKVIETVRGVGYVIRQ is encoded by the coding sequence ATGACAAAAATATTAATCGTAGAAGATGAGCAGAATTTAGCTCGTTTTATTGAATTAGAATTAGTACATGAGAATTATGAAGTGGATATTGAAAATGATGGGGCAACTGGATTAGAAACCGCTTTGAATAAAGATTATGATCTGTATTTGCTGGATTTGATGCTGCCGCATATGGATGGATTAGAAATCTGCAAAAGAATAAGAGCCGTCAAATCTACACCTATTATTATCATTACTGCTAAAGGCGATACATATGATAAAGTTGCCGGATTAGATTATGGTGCTGATGATTATATTGTAAAGCCTTTTGATATAGAAGAATTATTAGCACGTATTCGTGCAACACTCAGACGTCAACCTGAAAAAGATATCATTACAATTAAAGGAATTGAAATCAATAAAGAGGCTTTTCGCGTCACTATTGATGGTCAAGAACTGGAGTTAACAAAAACTGAGTATGATTTGCTGCAGCTGTTGTCTGAGAATTTGAATCATGTGATGCAGCGTGAACAAATTCTTGATCATGTCTGGGGTTATGATAGTGAGGTAGAAACAAATGTTGTTGATGTCTATATCCGCTATTTAAGAAATAAATTAAAACCTTTCGGTAAAGAAAAGGTAATCGAAACCGTTCGCGGTGTAGGATATGTGATTAGACAATGA
- a CDS encoding 2-oxoglutarate dehydrogenase E1 component: MTKYTQVSEAPVNFGANLGVIIDLYDQYLQDPTSVSEDLQVLFSTINNDNREVAAAPSSSSDDMTIKQVMRLIDNIRQYGHLQADIYPVNRPERKHVPRLTIEDFNLTKEDLENISPGIVSDHFSDIYDNAYEAIKRMEKRYKGPIAFEYTHINNNTERAWLKRRIETPYKANINKSQKLELFKTLAHVEGFEKYLHKNFVGAKRFSIEGVDTLVPMLQQTLKRAAKEEIQNIQIGMAHRGRLNVLTHVLEKPYEMMISEFMHTDPMKFLPEDGSLELTSGSAWTSDVKYHLGGTKTTDSYGTKQRISLANNPSHLEIVSPVVLGKTRSVQDDRHQGGKVQTDFKKSMPILIHGDAAYPGQGINFETMNLGNLDGYSTGGSLHLITNNRIGFTTEPTDGRSTTYSTDVAKGYDVPIMHVNADNVEATIEAIDIAMDFRKEFHKDVVIDLVGYRRYGHNEMDEPSITNPMPYHNIRKHPTVDHIYGEQLVDEGIISKDEMNAILDDVQKELRAAHDKIDKNDKTTTKDMSKPDSLDLPLQPDDREFDVDELKSINDALLSYPTGFEVLKKLNKVLEKRREPFEKEDGLVDWAQAEQLAFATIMQDGTPIRLTGQDSERGTFSHRHAVLHNPDNGDEYIPLQHVPNQRASFDVHNSPLSEAAVVGFEYGYNVENKGTMNIWEAQYGDFANMAQMIFDNFLFSSNAKWGERSGLTLFLPHSYEGQGPEHSSARLERFLQLSAENNATVVNLSSSSNYFHLLRSQAASLDTDAMRPLVVMSPKSLLRNKTVSDTIDKFTDGHFEPILPEEYEADKVKKVILASGKMFIDLKERLQKEPDDSILLIAVERLYPFPVEEVQAIIDQLTNLETIAWVQEEPQNQGAWSFVYPYLSDLASDKYELQYSGRIKRSAPAEGDGENHKLVQKSIIEESLNKN, encoded by the coding sequence ATGACGAAATATACACAGGTTAGTGAAGCACCTGTAAATTTCGGAGCTAATTTAGGGGTAATCATAGATTTATATGATCAATATCTACAAGATCCAACTTCTGTCTCTGAAGATTTACAAGTTCTATTCAGCACAATTAATAATGACAACAGAGAGGTGGCTGCAGCACCTTCATCAAGTTCAGATGATATGACAATTAAACAAGTTATGCGTTTAATTGACAACATCAGACAATACGGACATCTGCAGGCTGATATTTATCCCGTCAATCGTCCAGAACGCAAACACGTTCCTAGACTTACGATTGAGGATTTCAACTTGACAAAAGAAGATTTAGAAAACATTTCTCCAGGCATCGTATCAGACCATTTTTCTGATATTTATGACAATGCGTACGAAGCAATCAAACGCATGGAGAAACGTTACAAAGGACCAATTGCATTTGAATACACACACATCAACAACAATACTGAGCGCGCTTGGCTCAAACGACGTATTGAAACGCCATATAAAGCAAATATTAATAAAAGCCAAAAACTTGAACTGTTTAAAACTTTAGCACACGTAGAAGGATTCGAGAAATATCTTCATAAAAACTTTGTAGGGGCAAAGCGATTTTCTATTGAAGGTGTCGATACACTTGTTCCTATGTTGCAGCAAACATTGAAACGTGCAGCTAAAGAAGAAATTCAAAATATTCAAATCGGTATGGCACACCGCGGACGTTTAAACGTGTTGACGCATGTGCTTGAAAAACCGTATGAAATGATGATTTCTGAATTCATGCATACAGATCCGATGAAATTCTTGCCAGAAGATGGAAGTTTAGAATTAACATCTGGTTCAGCATGGACAAGTGATGTGAAATATCACTTAGGCGGAACAAAAACAACTGACTCTTACGGTACAAAACAACGCATTTCACTTGCGAACAACCCGAGTCACTTAGAAATTGTTTCACCTGTTGTATTAGGTAAAACACGTTCTGTACAAGATGACCGTCACCAAGGCGGAAAAGTACAAACTGATTTCAAAAAATCAATGCCGATTTTAATCCATGGTGACGCAGCTTACCCTGGACAAGGTATTAACTTTGAAACAATGAACCTTGGCAACCTTGATGGTTACTCAACTGGCGGTTCATTGCACTTAATCACAAACAACCGTATCGGTTTCACTACTGAACCGACAGACGGCCGTTCTACAACTTATTCTACAGATGTCGCAAAAGGGTACGATGTGCCGATTATGCACGTCAATGCGGATAATGTAGAAGCAACTATCGAAGCAATTGATATCGCTATGGACTTCAGAAAAGAATTCCATAAAGATGTTGTTATCGATTTAGTCGGCTATCGTCGTTACGGTCATAACGAAATGGATGAACCATCTATCACTAACCCGATGCCATATCATAACATCCGCAAGCATCCGACTGTCGATCATATTTATGGTGAACAGCTTGTTGATGAAGGTATCATTTCTAAAGATGAAATGAACGCTATCTTAGATGATGTACAAAAAGAATTACGTGCAGCACATGATAAAATCGATAAAAATGATAAAACAACTACAAAAGACATGTCTAAACCTGATAGTTTAGATTTACCATTGCAACCGGATGATCGTGAATTTGATGTTGATGAATTAAAATCAATTAACGATGCATTATTAAGCTATCCAACTGGTTTTGAAGTCTTGAAAAAACTTAACAAAGTTTTAGAGAAACGCAGAGAACCATTTGAAAAAGAGGATGGTTTAGTTGACTGGGCACAAGCGGAACAACTTGCATTTGCGACAATCATGCAAGACGGCACACCAATCCGCTTAACAGGTCAAGACAGCGAACGCGGTACATTCAGTCACAGACATGCTGTATTGCATAATCCTGATAATGGCGATGAATATATTCCATTACAACATGTTCCTAACCAAAGAGCATCTTTCGATGTGCATAACTCACCACTATCTGAAGCAGCAGTAGTCGGCTTTGAATACGGTTATAATGTTGAAAACAAGGGTACTATGAATATTTGGGAGGCCCAATACGGCGACTTCGCAAATATGGCCCAAATGATTTTCGATAACTTCTTATTCAGCAGTAACGCAAAATGGGGCGAGCGTTCTGGTTTAACATTGTTCTTGCCGCACTCTTATGAAGGTCAAGGACCAGAACACTCTTCAGCAAGATTAGAGCGCTTCTTGCAGCTATCTGCTGAAAACAACGCGACAGTAGTAAACTTATCAAGCTCAAGCAACTACTTCCACTTGCTTCGTTCACAAGCCGCAAGTCTGGACACTGACGCTATGCGTCCGTTAGTAGTAATGTCACCGAAAAGCTTATTAAGAAACAAAACAGTTTCTGATACAATCGATAAGTTTACAGATGGTCATTTCGAACCTATCTTGCCAGAAGAATATGAAGCAGACAAAGTTAAAAAAGTAATTTTAGCTTCAGGTAAAATGTTTATTGATTTGAAAGAGCGTTTGCAAAAAGAACCTGATGATTCAATTCTTCTTATCGCAGTTGAGAGATTATATCCTTTCCCTGTTGAAGAAGTACAAGCAATCATTGATCAATTGACAAACTTAGAAACAATTGCATGGGTTCAAGAAGAACCGCAAAACCAAGGTGCTTGGTCATTCGTATATCCTTACTTAAGCGATTTAGCAAGCGATAAATACGAATTACAATACAGCGGTCGAATCAAACGTTCTGCGCCAGCTGAAGGTGACGGAGAAAATCATAAACTTGTTCAAAAATCTATTATCGAAGAGAGTCTTAACAAAAATTAG
- a CDS encoding VOC family protein, translating to MAGLRSVTVGTQNLEQTIHLFHNILGLNYERQGSKNAVRFGDADLSPGTRVHFIEVPNYTTDANHVLSIGLRTPTDLGLEEYQSILSQNEIQFGEVIEMNDHKHFEFKDGNGQFFDIYSNERNSGVPLGMPTDDSTVNPLHQIQGLGPVIVQVNEVLLTASILSKVFGLDHFAEYTPTTDADFKVQVFRIGEGGLGGELHIFQAGEPIDMAEYGSVEQIEFSTDSKQAYRNAVQQLEIIGIRYQTLEQKDSESVRITENSGLPFILTLEKA from the coding sequence ATGGCAGGATTGCGAAGTGTTACAGTAGGTACTCAAAATCTAGAACAGACAATTCATTTATTTCATAATATTTTAGGACTTAATTACGAAAGACAAGGCTCAAAAAATGCGGTGCGTTTCGGAGATGCGGATTTAAGTCCAGGTACGAGAGTACACTTTATTGAAGTACCAAATTATACTACTGATGCCAACCATGTATTAAGTATCGGTTTGAGAACACCGACTGATTTAGGTTTAGAAGAATATCAGTCTATTTTAAGTCAAAATGAAATTCAATTCGGCGAAGTTATAGAAATGAATGATCATAAGCATTTCGAGTTCAAAGACGGTAACGGGCAGTTTTTTGATATTTATTCGAATGAACGCAATAGCGGGGTACCATTAGGTATGCCTACAGATGACAGTACTGTTAATCCTTTGCATCAAATTCAAGGGTTAGGACCAGTCATCGTACAAGTCAATGAAGTATTATTGACTGCATCGATATTATCAAAAGTATTCGGTCTGGATCATTTTGCTGAATATACACCAACAACAGATGCTGACTTTAAAGTACAAGTCTTTCGAATCGGAGAAGGCGGTTTAGGCGGAGAATTACATATTTTCCAAGCGGGCGAACCGATTGATATGGCTGAATACGGTTCTGTCGAACAAATCGAATTCAGTACAGATTCTAAACAAGCTTACCGCAATGCTGTTCAGCAGCTGGAAATTATCGGTATTCGATATCAAACATTAGAACAAAAAGATTCTGAGTCTGTGCGAATTACTGAAAACAGCGGTCTACCATTCATCTTGACTTTAGAAAAAGCATAG
- a CDS encoding AAA family ATPase — protein MEQHQYINADKTVFGDAYAMMRLNKNILLKGPTGSGKTKLAESLSEEINIPMYQVNCSVDLDAESLLGFKTIQTSEDGTQEIVFIDGPVIKAMKEGHILYIDEINMAKPETLPILNGVLDYRRSLTNPFTGEVIKAKPGFNVIAAINEGYVGTLPMNEALKNRFVVIQVDYIDGETLKTVIKEQSRLDDDTLISKIAAFNEDLRTMTKQGQISEEAASIRALIDMSDLATVMPIERAIQRAIIDKLEDEREQQAIINAIELNF, from the coding sequence ATGGAACAACATCAATATATTAACGCTGATAAAACAGTGTTTGGCGATGCATATGCCATGATGCGTTTAAATAAAAATATATTATTAAAAGGACCTACTGGTTCAGGGAAAACAAAACTCGCTGAATCGTTGAGCGAGGAAATCAATATTCCAATGTATCAAGTCAATTGTTCAGTCGATTTAGATGCTGAGAGTTTGCTTGGTTTCAAAACAATCCAAACGAGTGAAGACGGCACACAAGAAATCGTTTTTATTGATGGCCCTGTCATCAAAGCAATGAAAGAAGGCCATATCTTATATATTGATGAAATCAATATGGCTAAGCCAGAAACATTACCGATTTTAAACGGGGTACTCGATTACCGCCGCAGTTTAACGAATCCTTTTACTGGTGAAGTCATCAAAGCAAAACCCGGATTTAATGTCATCGCGGCTATTAACGAAGGCTATGTTGGTACATTACCGATGAACGAGGCATTGAAAAACCGCTTCGTAGTCATTCAAGTCGACTACATTGACGGTGAAACATTAAAAACAGTCATTAAAGAACAAAGCCGTTTGGATGATGACACATTAATTTCTAAAATTGCAGCTTTCAATGAAGACTTGCGCACGATGACAAAACAAGGTCAAATTTCTGAAGAAGCAGCAAGTATCCGTGCATTAATCGACATGAGCGATTTGGCAACAGTCATGCCGATTGAACGTGCCATCCAACGTGCAATCATTGATAAATTAGAAGACGAACGCGAACAGCAAGCAATTATCAATGCGATAGAATTGAACTTTTAG